Proteins from a genomic interval of Harpia harpyja isolate bHarHar1 chromosome 9, bHarHar1 primary haplotype, whole genome shotgun sequence:
- the PDCD2L gene encoding programmed cell death protein 2-like: MAAGPPVLLGLRDAAMVGPCRGGGRAPAWATSKLGGSADWVPAVRPSSPCCGVCGRALAHLVQVYCPLEGSPFHRVANVFACAGKGCWGAPRSWKVLRSQYLQTEGKETGDDSLKQKQESNFAAKDWCDEADDWGVCDGAESPTCASLQLLGLNEAVSSSLSREVECASQFQQLCLSEATDGSDSLNTHPPVSGGIVMATSSSAPVFQPFYISVVDEEDYSGFLDTDHADKLLKEYQQREGVDLEQLMSESFAGEGGNEKYEKSEVKSRDHTFHKFMKRISVCHEQILRYSWGGQPLFIMCPPANIDKGIPACSNCGSNRIFEFQLMPALVSMLQSDSDLSVEFGTVIVYTCERSCWPTNHQTPLEEFIFVQEDPDQRLFK, from the exons ATGGCGGCCGGGCCGCCCGTACTGCTGGGGCTCCGCGACGCCGCCATGGTGGGGCCGTGCCGAGGAGGCGGGCGGGCCCCCGCCTGGGCCACCAGCAAGCTGGGCGGCTCCGCG GACTGGGTGCCCGCCGTGCGCCCGAGCTCTCCCTGCTGCGGGGTGTGCGGGAGGGCGCTGGCGCACCTGGTGCAGGTGTACTGCCCGCTGGAGGGGTCCCCCTTCCACCGCGTCGCCAACGTCTTCGCGTGTGCCGGGAAGGGGTGCTGGGGAGCGCCCCGCAG CTGGAAGGTACTGCGCTCCCAGTATCTgcaaacagaaggaaaggagaCAGGCGATGACAGCCTAAAACAG aaacaaGAATCGAACTTTGCTGCAAAGGATTGGTGTGATGAAGCAGATGACTGGGGAGTCTGTGATGGAGCAGAATCTCCTACATGTGCCTCCCTTCAGCTGCTTGGCTTAAATGAAGCTGTGAGCAGCTCCTTGTCCAGAGAGGTGGAATGTGCATCCCAGTTCCAACAGCTTTGCTTGTCTGAAGCTACTGATGGGTCAGATTCCCTGAATACGCATCCTCCAGTCAGTGGGGGAATAGTAATGGCAACATCTAGTTCAGCTCCTGTGTTCCAGCCCTTTTACATTAGTGTTGTGGATGAGGAAGACTACAGTGGTTTCCTTGATACAGATCATGCAGATAAGCTATTGAAGGAGTATCAGCAGAGGGAGGGTGTCGATTTGGAACAGTTGATGTCAGAAAG TTTTGCAGGAGAAGGTGGTAATGAAAAATATGAGAAGAGTGAAGTCAAAAGCAGGGACCACACATTCCATAAATTTATGAAAAGAATATCAGTGTGTCATGAACAGATTCTAAG ATACTCTTGGGGTGGCCAGCCTTTATTCATAATGTGTCCTCCAGCCAACATTGACAAAGGTATTCCAGCCTGCAGTAACTGTGGAAGCAACAGAATATTTGAATTTCAACTCATGCCAGCGCTGGTCAGCATGCTCCAGAGTGATTCAG aTCTGTCAGTGGAATTTGGAACTGTTATAGTTTACACATGTGAGAGAAGCTGTTGGCCAACAAATCATCAAACCCCTcttgaagaatttatttttgtacAAGAAGACCCAGATCAgagattatttaaataa